One genomic segment of Arachis duranensis cultivar V14167 chromosome 4, aradu.V14167.gnm2.J7QH, whole genome shotgun sequence includes these proteins:
- the LOC107483919 gene encoding oxysterol-binding protein-related protein 4C — protein sequence MDKNIVLTKPFSLEKESDGDSDYRAPNLMKRILSLFKNVRPGSDLTRFQLPAEFNMPKSQLQCYGEEVYCGACDMLSRCNNGESPIDRFISVVAWSISTRRPVIFGVAPYNPILGETHHVSTPNLNVLLEQVSHHPPVTALHATNEKEKIETIWCSYVVPKFNGAAVEGQVHGKRELKLHNHGETYEMNAPHLMIRFLPVPSCDWVGNVHIRCPESAIEAELCYTSHTLFGFRSSRKSIKGKIIDSISTKILYEINGNWDSIVTAKDTNNGEVRVIYDAKEVISGLQTPVVKDSECVWGSESAVVWSEVSEAIMKKEWEKATEAKKCVEERQRELSRERITKGETWLPKHFTLSHSKEGGWNCFPIQNWVPPSPIQTL from the exons ATG GACAAAAACATTGTGCTAACAAAGCCATTCTCGTTGGAGAAAGAATCGGATGGTGATTCTGATTATAGAGCTCCTAATCTTATGAAACGTATACTAAGTCTATTTAAGAATGTGCGGCCAGGATCTGATCTTACTCGCTTTCAG CTGCCAGCAGAGTTCAACATGCCAAAGTCACAACTCCAATGCTATGGTGAAGAGGTATATTGTGGTGCTTGTGACATGCTAAGCAGATGCAACAATGGAGAAAGTCCAATTGATAGGTTCATATCAGTTGTAGCATGGAGCATTTCTACAAGACGCCCTGTCATTTTTGGAGTTGCTCCTTACAATCCCATTCTTGGAGAGACACACCATGTTTCCACACCAAATCTTAATGTCTTGCTAGAACAG GTTTctcaccaccctccggtgactgCACTTCATGCAACAAATGagaaggaaaagatagaaacaATATGGTGTAGTTATGTTGTTCCAAAGTTCAATG GTGCCGCGGTGGAAGGTCAAGTGCATGGTAAAAGAGAACTGAAGCTCCACAATCATGGAGAGACATATGAAATGAATGCTCCTCATCTCATGATCAGGTTTCTTCCAGTTCCTAGCTGTGATTGGGTCGGCAATGTCCATATCCGGTGCCCGGAATCTGCCATTGAGGCAGAGTTATGCTACACAAGCCACACTCTGTTCGGATTCCGGTCAAGCCGGAAATCAATAAAGGGAAAGATCATTGATTCAATATCAACAAAGATTCTGTATGAAATTAATGGTAATTGGGATAG TATTGTGACAGCGAAGGATACAAATAATGGAGAAGTGAGAGTGATATATGATGCAAAAGAAGTCATTTCAGGGCTCCAAACTCCTGTTGTGAAGGACTCTGAG TGTGTGTGGGGAAGTGAATCAGCAGTTGTATGGAGTGAAGTAAGCGAAGCAATCATGAAGAAAGAGTGGGAAAAAGCAACAGAAGCAAAGAAATGTGTGGAGGAAAGGCAAAGGGAGCTTTCAAGAGAAAGGATCACAAAAGGAGAAACATGGCTTCCTAAGCATTTCACACTCTCTCACTCCAAAGAAGGAGGCTGGAATTGTTTTCCAATTCAAAACTGGGTCCCACCCTCTCCTATTCAGACCTTGTAA